Below is a window of Chlamydiota bacterium DNA.
TTCTACGGGCGGGACGTTGAGGTGAGGAGTTCGGTCTCCCGCATCGGGGAGACGTCGTTCGACGTGGCGCAGGAGGCGTGGCAGGACGGCGCGCTGCGGGCGACCGGGAAGGTCGTTCTCGTGCAGGTCGATCCCGCCGAGAGGAGGCCATCGCCTCTCCCGCCCGACATACGCGAGGCGCTGCAGTCGCTCTGAAATGCCCCGGTCATCCGCCGCAGTTCCGGCTCATCAGGCGCGAACCCGGAGGCGGCGTCGACGCACGGGGCCCGGGGCCGGGCTTTCCGTTTGCCGTTTGCGGGCAGGTTGCCGGGATGGCTTTTAAAATGCAGCGAATCTCCGGGCGCTTTTCAGCCGGCCGAGAGATGGTTCAGCCCAAATGTCCGCGCGTTCGCCCGGCGGTTCGGACAGGAGGACCGCGATGAAGATCGTTCTGATCCACGGGAATCCCAGGGCGGGCGGCTTCGTCCACGGGTGCATCGACCTCGTCGCGGGGGAACTGGCTCGGGCGGGCGCGGAGGTGACGGTTGTGCGCCTCGCCGAGAAGCGGATCGCGGAGTGCACCGGCTGCTTCGCCTGCCTGCGGGAGGGGGCGTGCATCCACGAGGATGACATGGGCGGCATCATCGCCCTGCTCAGGGAAGCGGACGGCATCGTCACGGGGGCATCCGTCAGGAACGGCTATTTCCCCGCACTCTACAAGCGCTTTTTGGAGCGCATCACCTACCTCGTCGGCTTCCGCCGCGACCTGAAGGGGAAGCCGGTTCTCGCGATCGGCGCCGTGGGGATGGCGGGGGGGAAGAAGCATTTGGGGAGGGTGCTCACCCTCCGAGACTTCCATGCACTGCCCGCCGGATACCTCTTCTTCCGCACGGGGATACCGGGGACGTTGAAGGCGGAAGATGCCGGCGAAACGCTCCGCCTCGCCGCAGCGCGCTTCCTGCGCACGGTCGAGACGCGACCGAGGCCGAATATCCTCCGGCGCGCCGGATGGGCGCTGGACG
It encodes the following:
- a CDS encoding acyl-CoA thioesterase, which encodes MYVTTIEPRFGDADGMGHITNTALPLWFERARNRVYRVFNPTLDLTRWNLVMARLEVEYKGELFYGRDVEVRSSVSRIGETSFDVAQEAWQDGALRATGKVVLVQVDPAERRPSPLPPDIREALQSL
- a CDS encoding flavodoxin family protein — its product is MKIVLIHGNPRAGGFVHGCIDLVAGELARAGAEVTVVRLAEKRIAECTGCFACLREGACIHEDDMGGIIALLREADGIVTGASVRNGYFPALYKRFLERITYLVGFRRDLKGKPVLAIGAVGMAGGKKHLGRVLTLRDFHALPAGYLFFRTGIPGTLKAEDAGETLRLAAARFLRTVETRPRPNILRRAGWALDDAVMRRFMFRNDPDGVYAHVVRVWREKGLM